In a genomic window of Erigeron canadensis isolate Cc75 chromosome 5, C_canadensis_v1, whole genome shotgun sequence:
- the LOC122599916 gene encoding deSI-like protein At4g17486 isoform X2, with product MGIESTSSDTTSPERNSCCNNNNNMDTQVMLNVYDLTPVNSYSIWLGFGIFHSGIQVYGMEYGFGAHDFPISGVFEVEPKSCPGFVYRCSIPLGHVSQSPTEFREFIETVASEYHGDTYHLISKNCNHFTDDISQRLTGKKIPGWVNRLARLGAVCSCLLPESLQVTTVKQLPEYHNCEDGSASVSSSDTQEFMEFGHVEENKHLLVAPASSEVAFVKEAAT from the exons ATGGGAATAGAGAGTACATCATCAGATACAACAAGCCCAGAAAGGAATAGTTgttgcaataataataataatatggatACACAAGTTATGTTAAATGTATATGATCTTACTCCTGTTAATTCATATAGTATTTGGTTGGGCTTTGGTATATTTCATTCTGGTATTCAAG TGTATGGTATGGAATATGGGTTTGGAGCACATGACTTTCCAATTAGTGGCGTGTTTGAAGTTGAACCCAAGAGTTGCCCTGGATTTGTGTACAGATGTTCCATCCCATTAGGGCATGTAAGCCAATCACCCACTGAGTTTAGAGAATTTATTGAGACGGTTGCTTCAGAGTATCACGGGGACACCTATCACCTCATTTCCAAGAACTGTAACCATTTTACAGATGATATTTCCCAAAGATTAACGGGCAAAAAGATTCCAGGGTGGGTTAATCGACTCGCCAGACTAG GTGCTGTTTGCAGTTGTCTACTCCCTGAAAGCCTTCAAGTAACTACCGTTAAACAGCTCCCAGAGTATCACAATTGTG AAGATGGCAGTGCCTCTGTGTCAAGCTCGGATACTCAAGAATTTATGGAATTTGGTCATGTGGAGGAAAATAAACACCTGCTTGTAGCACCAGCCTCGAGTGAAGTTGCTTTTGTTAAAGAGGCTGCTACATGA
- the LOC122599916 gene encoding deSI-like protein At4g17486 isoform X1 — MGIESTSSDTTSPERNSCCNNNNNMDTQVMLNVYDLTPVNSYSIWLGFGIFHSGIQVYGMEYGFGAHDFPISGVFEVEPKSCPGFVYRCSIPLGHVSQSPTEFREFIETVASEYHGDTYHLISKNCNHFTDDISQRLTGKKIPGWVNRLARLGAVCSCLLPESLQVTTVKQLPEYHNCDGSASVSSSDTQEFMEFGHVEENKHLLVAPASSEVAFVKEAAT; from the exons ATGGGAATAGAGAGTACATCATCAGATACAACAAGCCCAGAAAGGAATAGTTgttgcaataataataataatatggatACACAAGTTATGTTAAATGTATATGATCTTACTCCTGTTAATTCATATAGTATTTGGTTGGGCTTTGGTATATTTCATTCTGGTATTCAAG TGTATGGTATGGAATATGGGTTTGGAGCACATGACTTTCCAATTAGTGGCGTGTTTGAAGTTGAACCCAAGAGTTGCCCTGGATTTGTGTACAGATGTTCCATCCCATTAGGGCATGTAAGCCAATCACCCACTGAGTTTAGAGAATTTATTGAGACGGTTGCTTCAGAGTATCACGGGGACACCTATCACCTCATTTCCAAGAACTGTAACCATTTTACAGATGATATTTCCCAAAGATTAACGGGCAAAAAGATTCCAGGGTGGGTTAATCGACTCGCCAGACTAG GTGCTGTTTGCAGTTGTCTACTCCCTGAAAGCCTTCAAGTAACTACCGTTAAACAGCTCCCAGAGTATCACAATTGTG ATGGCAGTGCCTCTGTGTCAAGCTCGGATACTCAAGAATTTATGGAATTTGGTCATGTGGAGGAAAATAAACACCTGCTTGTAGCACCAGCCTCGAGTGAAGTTGCTTTTGTTAAAGAGGCTGCTACATGA
- the LOC122600810 gene encoding protein Hikeshi: protein MFGVVFPNRSFPIDISTFTQIDTFHWLLDMNTFVGEAYDSIGEVCIFLLNNFTLPPDKALAVYIQSPGSPFVFVGAVTLTRPSAVLSLQWPDAAAVDGGGGGLLTSPDAPPLSAKIGVSVEDLAALPSLDVSAEKKIQRMAMKVGENLFNFMQSFCGVDGSKLVVPMDILDRWFKKFQDRSKRDPEYLKGFAL from the exons atgttcgGTGTTGTATTCCCAAATCGGAGCTTTCCGATCGATATCTCTACATTCACTCAAATCGATACTTTCCACTGGCTTCTCGACATGAACACCTTTGTTG GTGAAGCATACGATTCAATCGGAGAAGTTTGTATATTCCTTTTAAATAATTTCACACTTCCACCAGATAAAGCCTTAGCTGTATACATCCAATCACCTGGCTCGCCATTCGTTTTTGTCGGCGCCGTAACCCTAACTCGACCGTCCGCCGTCTTATCACTTCAATGGCCTGACGCCGCCGCCGTtgacggcggcggcggcggtctGCTCACGTCACCTGACGCCCCGCCGCTTTCGGCGAAAATCGGGGTTTCTGTTGAGGATTTAGCGGCGCTTCCGTCGCTAGATGTGTCGGCGGAGAAAAAGATCCAACGGATGGCGATGAAAGTTGGAgagaatttgtttaattttatgcaGTCTTTTTGTGGTGTTGATGGTTCTAAGCTGGTTGTTCCAATGGATATTTTGGATCGGTGGTTTAAAAAGTTTCAGGATCGTTCGAAACGCGATCCTGAATACTTGAAAGGTTTCGCTTTGTGA
- the LOC122600032 gene encoding uncharacterized protein LOC122600032 gives MPKDRRERSLSAGKSRASPYRCSSSHPKRSSIKNPLESEENQKEWEDARCPVCMEHPHNAILLLCSSHNKGCRPYMCDTSYRHSNCFDQFRKSFSEGQPSAALTDEGQQSATSTDGQPSIPLNEAGVLLPALIPEASLTTLNEDKLKAKLLCPLCRGEVNGWVVVDAARVFMNTKTRSCASETCDFFGTYTDLRKHARLVHPLVRPSEADPERQRDWRRMERQRDLGDLLSTLQSSMGEERDEDNTSNFSLDEGGLLTFFFLIRVFRPGTRSRSRSWSETSRDRPHMTVGREIRTRLWGENYSEVSRGVDNESSDGDMGSDASNLLPFSRRRPSPDSDES, from the coding sequence ATGCCAAAAGATAGACGAGAACGTTCATTGTCTGCCGGTAAATCCCGGGCTTCTCCATATCGATGCAGCTCCAGTCACCCGAAACGATCATCAATTAAAAACCCATTAGAGAgtgaagaaaatcaaaaagaatGGGAAGATGCTAGGTGTCCAGTGTGTATGGAACATCCTCACAATGCAATTCTTCTTCTATGTTCTTCTCACAATAAGGGTTGCCGTCCTTATATGTGTGACACAAGCTACCGTCACTCAAATTGTTTTGACCAATTTCGTAAATCATTTTCTGAAGGTCAGCCATCAGCCGCATTGACTGATGAGGGCCAACAGTCAGCCACTTCGACTGACGGTCAACCATCAATCCCTTTGAATGAAGCTGGTGTGTTGTTGCCTGCTTTGATTCCAGAAGCAAGTTTGACAACATTAAATGAAGATAAGTTGAAGGCAAAGTTGTTATGTCCTTTATGCCGTGGGGAGGTGAATGGCTGGGTGGTTGTGGATGCTGCCCGTGTATTTATGAACACAAAAACACGGAGCTGTGCTAGTGAAACGTGTGATTTCTTTGGGACATATACTGATTTAAGGAAACACGCAAGATTGGTTCACCCGCTCGTGAGACCATCAGAAGCAGATCCCGAGAGGCAACGGGATTGGAGGAGGATGGAAAGACAAAGGGATCTTGGAGATTTGTTAAGTACCCTTCAATCGTCTATGGGAGAAGAACGGGATGAAGACAATACCAGTAATTTTTCGCTTGATGAAGGTGGTTTGTTGACATTTTTTTTCCTCATTAGGGTTTTTCGACCTGGGACTAGGTCAAGAAGCAGGAGTTGGTCTGAAACTTCTCGAGACCGACCCCATATGACTGTTGGGAGGGAAATAAGGACACGGTTGTGGGGTGAGAATTATAGCGAGGTGTCTAGAGGTGTTGACAATGAGTCTTCTGATGGTGATATGGGTTCTGACGCATCTAATCTGCTCCCATTCAGTCGAAGACGTCCCAGTCCTGACAGTGATGAATCTTGA